Proteins encoded by one window of Salvia splendens isolate huo1 chromosome 14, SspV2, whole genome shotgun sequence:
- the LOC121766024 gene encoding outer envelope pore protein 24A, chloroplastic-like: MMKASFKARYEPDKAAAAATVSVNAGDFKLRASLTDATVVNGPSLNGLAIALEKPGFFIVDYNVPKKDVRFQFMNSVRVAEKPLNLTYIHSKGDGRTILDGALLIDSGNKVSANHVLGTGNTKLKYTYVHGGLTTFEPSYDLGKNAWDFAVTRKVYGDDVLRATYQTSAMNLGLEWSRSSKQNGSFKIIASVNLAEERKIPKLCAETSWDFEM, encoded by the exons ATGATGAAGGCGTCGTTCAAAGCTAGATACGAGCCCGATaaagccgccgccgccgccaccgttTCCGTCAACGCCGGCGACTTCAAGCTCCGTGCCTCCCTCACCGATGCCACCGTCGTCAACGGCCCCAGCTTGAACGGCCTAGCTATCGCTCTCGAGAAGCCTGGCTTCTTCATCGTCGACTACAACGTCCCCAAAAAA GATGTTAGGTTTCAGTTCATGAATAGTGTTAGGGTGGCGGAGAAGCCGTTGAATTTGACTTACATTCACAGCAAAGGCGACGGGCGGACGATTTTGGATGGGGCTTTGCTTATTGATTCCGGTAATAAGGTTTCGGCAAATCATGTGCTCGGCACTGGAAATACCAAGTTGAAGTATACTTATGTTCATGGAGGGCTGACAACTTTCGAGCCGAGCTATGATTTGGGGAAGAATGCTTGGGATTTTGCTGTTACGCGTAAGGTTTATGGGGACGATGTGTTAAGGGCTACTTATCAAACTTCCGCGATGAATTTGGGGCTTGAGTGGAGCCGGAGTTCGAAGCAGAATGGATCCTTTAAG ATCATAGCATCCGTCAATTTGGCAGAGGAgcgaaaaataccaaaattatgTGCTGAAACAAGCTGGGACTTTGAGATGTGA
- the LOC121763969 gene encoding uncharacterized protein LOC121763969 isoform X2, whose protein sequence is MHKRRLRHLPPMPLLHHRQPPPHSATTDSTLRQHHNRHPPPPVGRDSVQARLSVLNFRFVVNIVDHTSNVSLLLWDREVVQLTGKKVTDVNGSTIEIKKKKKENVIEEDDDDLISNSQEIALGD, encoded by the exons ATGCACAAGCGGCGGCTCCGGCACCTCCCCCCTATGCCGTTGCTTCACCACCGCCAGCCTCCCCCACACTCTGCGACCACTGACTCCACTCTCCGACAACACCACAACCGCCATCCACCTCCTCCAGTTG GGAGGGACTCGGTTCAAGCTCGGCTGTCCGTGTTAAA TTTCAGATTTGTTGTCAACATTGTTGATCATACAAGCAATGTTTCCCTTTTGTTGTGGGATAGAGAAGTTGTGCAGCTTACGGGGAAAAAGGTTACTGATGTGAATGGAAGTACTATTGAG atcaagaagaagaagaaagagaatgtgattgaagaggatgatgatgatCTTATTAGCAACAGTCAGGAGATAGCTCTTGGTGATTAG
- the LOC121763969 gene encoding uncharacterized protein LOC121763969 isoform X1, whose product MHKRRLRHLPPMPLLHHRQPPPHSATTDSTLRQHHNRHPPPPVGRDSVQARLSVLKYPIFRRIFRFVVNIVDHTSNVSLLLWDREVVQLTGKKVTDVNGSTIEIKKKKKENVIEEDDDDLISNSQEIALGD is encoded by the exons ATGCACAAGCGGCGGCTCCGGCACCTCCCCCCTATGCCGTTGCTTCACCACCGCCAGCCTCCCCCACACTCTGCGACCACTGACTCCACTCTCCGACAACACCACAACCGCCATCCACCTCCTCCAGTTG GGAGGGACTCGGTTCAAGCTCGGCTGTCCGTGTTAAAGTATCCGATTTTTCGTAGGAT TTTCAGATTTGTTGTCAACATTGTTGATCATACAAGCAATGTTTCCCTTTTGTTGTGGGATAGAGAAGTTGTGCAGCTTACGGGGAAAAAGGTTACTGATGTGAATGGAAGTACTATTGAG atcaagaagaagaagaaagagaatgtgattgaagaggatgatgatgatCTTATTAGCAACAGTCAGGAGATAGCTCTTGGTGATTAG
- the LOC121763969 gene encoding uncharacterized protein LOC121763969 isoform X4: MHKRRLRHLPPMPLLHHRQPPPHSATTDSTLRQHHNRHPPPPVGRDSVQARLSVLKYPIFRRIFRFVVNIVDHTSNVSLLLWDREVVQLTGKKVTDVNGSTIELDQEEEERECD, from the exons ATGCACAAGCGGCGGCTCCGGCACCTCCCCCCTATGCCGTTGCTTCACCACCGCCAGCCTCCCCCACACTCTGCGACCACTGACTCCACTCTCCGACAACACCACAACCGCCATCCACCTCCTCCAGTTG GGAGGGACTCGGTTCAAGCTCGGCTGTCCGTGTTAAAGTATCCGATTTTTCGTAGGAT TTTCAGATTTGTTGTCAACATTGTTGATCATACAAGCAATGTTTCCCTTTTGTTGTGGGATAGAGAAGTTGTGCAGCTTACGGGGAAAAAGGTTACTGATGTGAATGGAAGTACTATTGAG TTagatcaagaagaagaagaaagagaatgtgattga
- the LOC121763969 gene encoding uncharacterized protein LOC121763969 isoform X5, whose protein sequence is MHKRRLRHLPPMPLLHHRQPPPHSATTDSTLRQHHNRHPPPPVGRDSVQARLSVLKYPIFRRIFRFVVNIVDHTSNVSLLLWDREVVQLTGKKVTDVNGSTIERMSMNGLLKAV, encoded by the exons ATGCACAAGCGGCGGCTCCGGCACCTCCCCCCTATGCCGTTGCTTCACCACCGCCAGCCTCCCCCACACTCTGCGACCACTGACTCCACTCTCCGACAACACCACAACCGCCATCCACCTCCTCCAGTTG GGAGGGACTCGGTTCAAGCTCGGCTGTCCGTGTTAAAGTATCCGATTTTTCGTAGGAT TTTCAGATTTGTTGTCAACATTGTTGATCATACAAGCAATGTTTCCCTTTTGTTGTGGGATAGAGAAGTTGTGCAGCTTACGGGGAAAAAGGTTACTGATGTGAATGGAAGTACTATTGAG AGAATGTCAATGAATGGATTGCTGAAGGCAGTGTGA
- the LOC121763969 gene encoding uncharacterized protein LOC121763969 isoform X3, with protein MHKRRLRHLPPMPLLHHRQPPPHSATTDSTLRQHHNRHPPPPVGRDSVQARLSVLKYPIFRRIFRFVVNIVDHTSNVSLLLWDREVVQLTGKKVTDVNGSTIEKSPMDYIPREVEE; from the exons ATGCACAAGCGGCGGCTCCGGCACCTCCCCCCTATGCCGTTGCTTCACCACCGCCAGCCTCCCCCACACTCTGCGACCACTGACTCCACTCTCCGACAACACCACAACCGCCATCCACCTCCTCCAGTTG GGAGGGACTCGGTTCAAGCTCGGCTGTCCGTGTTAAAGTATCCGATTTTTCGTAGGAT TTTCAGATTTGTTGTCAACATTGTTGATCATACAAGCAATGTTTCCCTTTTGTTGTGGGATAGAGAAGTTGTGCAGCTTACGGGGAAAAAGGTTACTGATGTGAATGGAAGTACTATTGAG AAATCTCCAATGGATTATATTCCTAGGGAAGTTGAAGAGTAG